Proteins from a genomic interval of Chlamydiota bacterium:
- the sucD gene encoding Succinyl-CoA ligase [ADP-forming] subunit alpha, translating to MFKKIRTIFYSDTENLDSGFLESIHPPFVGGVIPDFKGKTLFGVKIFDTIKQACQNVHCTAVFLFVDPKNVLNVVEEVIDAKLDWVICTTANIAQEDLLEMKEKLDKSKTKMLGPNSMGFCIPKSGSLSIMPDIFQKGNVALIGKSDTLLYEVACQLREKGLGESLVMHIGKGPVRGIGFKEGLKMARDIEDTKVCVLLSDVVGNEELECIEQIKKTPIPVIVLMPGVSFPEIKDIEMSFVYDKINALKNTHATFAKNFLEIGTLCQNALRNS from the coding sequence ATGTTTAAGAAAATAAGAACGATTTTTTATTCCGATACAGAAAATTTAGATTCTGGATTTTTAGAGTCCATCCATCCTCCTTTTGTTGGAGGAGTGATTCCTGATTTTAAGGGTAAAACACTCTTTGGAGTCAAAATTTTTGATACGATTAAACAAGCCTGCCAAAATGTGCATTGCACAGCTGTTTTTCTTTTTGTCGATCCTAAAAACGTTCTCAACGTGGTCGAAGAGGTCATTGATGCAAAGCTAGATTGGGTGATCTGTACAACAGCAAATATTGCTCAAGAAGACCTCTTAGAAATGAAAGAAAAGCTCGATAAGAGTAAAACAAAAATGCTCGGTCCCAATAGCATGGGTTTTTGTATTCCAAAATCGGGCTCTTTGAGTATCATGCCAGACATTTTCCAAAAAGGAAATGTGGCACTCATTGGAAAATCAGATACCCTTTTGTATGAAGTCGCCTGTCAGTTAAGAGAAAAGGGGCTTGGAGAGTCTTTAGTGATGCACATTGGCAAAGGCCCTGTGCGTGGAATTGGGTTTAAAGAAGGGCTCAAAATGGCAAGAGATATTGAAGATACAAAAGTATGTGTGCTCTTATCGGATGTGGTAGGAAATGAAGAATTAGAATGCATCGAACAGATCAAAAAAACACCCATACCAGTGATTGTCTTGATGCCAGGCGTATCTTTTCCTGAAATTAAAGATATAGAAATGAGTTTTGTCTATGACAAAATCAATGCGCTAAAAAATACGCATGCGACTTTTGCAAAAAACTTTTTAGAAATCGGCACGTTGTGTCAAAATGCACTTAGGAACAGTTAG